Proteins from a genomic interval of Trifolium pratense cultivar HEN17-A07 linkage group LG6, ARS_RC_1.1, whole genome shotgun sequence:
- the LOC123891957 gene encoding uncharacterized protein LOC123891957, translated as MAFFKAKEEQVSLKLLVNTETNKVLFAEAEKDFVDILCSFLTLPLGTIAALLQKESNMGPVTIGCLNKLYRSVENLRLLPSNNSSEDYCRTLKINIDDTQPTKYFMCSKFNGYNYRDHYLTIGTNKLYCRCGNRLNRSVSLAQLCNGFVKDAATFIVTDNLTVLPHSMDHTLFGLINNLGMQSTSSVKEMTVNVTKKKVLYLQFIFVP; from the coding sequence ATGGCTTTTTTTAAAGCTAAGGAGGAGCAAGTATCTTTGAAACTTCTAGTAAACACAGAAACTAACAAAGTTTTATTTGCTGAAGCAGAGAAAGATTTTGTAGACATTCTCTGTAGTTTCTTAACATTACCTTTAGGAACCATTGCAGCACTTCTTCAAAAGGAATCAAACATGGGTCCGGTTACAATCGGTTGTCTGAACAAACTCTATCGAAGTGTGGAAAATCTTCGATTGTTGCCGAGTAATAACTCATCCGAAGATTATTGCAGAACTctcaaaattaatattgatgACACTCAGCCTACAAAGTACTTCATGTGTTCTAAGTTTAACGGCTACAATTATCGTGATCACTATTTGACCATAGGCACAAATAAGCTTTATTGTAGGTGTGGGAATCGTTTGAACCGGTCAGTTTCCTTAGCACAATTGTGCAATGGATTTGTTAAAGATGCTGCTACTTTTATTGTTACCGATAATCTAACTGTCTTGCCGCACTCCATGGATCACACTTTGTTTGGTTTAATCAACAATTTGGGAATGCAAAGCACAAGCTCGGTAAAAGAAATGACGGTTAATGTCACTAAGAAGAAGGTTTTAtatttgcaattcatttttgttccCTAA
- the LOC123888616 gene encoding uncharacterized protein LOC123888616 produces MYVVTDDLVVEPLLSPISSLYLLNRFEIPLSDLKEQVVVIGMKESLSILKAALTSTSALTNGLRHLLTKVKAEE; encoded by the exons ATGTATGTCGTCACAGATGATTTAGTGGTAGAACCATTGTTGTCTCCAATTTCATCTTTATATTTACTTAACCGTTTCGAAATTCCTCTTAGTGATTTGAAGGAACAAGTTGTCGTCATTGGCATGAAAGAG AGTCTAAGCATATTGAAGGCAGCTTTAACCTCAACATCTGCTCTCACCAATGGTTTGCGTCACTTGTTAACCAAAGTTAAGGCGGAGGAATGA
- the LOC123889861 gene encoding pyruvate decarboxylase 2-like — protein sequence MDTMLSSLDLHKPTSNHVVSCLTPTSSTTTIQSSSTAISSANATLGRHLARRLVQIGITDIFSVPGDFNLTLLDHLIAEPKLNVIGCCNELNAGYAADGYSRSRGVGACVVTFTVGGLSVLNAIAGAYSEDLPLICIVGGPNSNDYGTNRILHHTIGISDFSQELRCFQTVTCFQAVVNHLEDAHELIDTAISTALKESKPVYISISCNLPAIPHPTFSREPVPFSRAPKLTNQMGLEAAVEAAAEFLNKAVKPVLVGGPKLRVAKASDAFVELADASGYVFAAMPSAKGMVPEHHPHFIGTYWGAVSTAFCVEIVESADAYLFAGPIFNDYSSVGYSLLLNKEKAIIVQPERVVIANGPSFGCVLMKDFLNSLAKRLKHNNVAYENYRRIFVPNGTPLKFAPKEPLRVNVMFQHIQQMLSSETVVIAETGDSWFNCQKLKLPEGCRYEFQMQYGSIGWSVGATLGYAQAVHEKRVIACIGDGSFQVTAQDVSTMLRCGQNTIIFLINNGGYTIEVEIHDGPYNVIKNWNYTGLIDAIHNGEGKCWTAKVLCEEELVEAIATATGPKKDSLCFIEVIVHKDDTSKEVLEWGSRVSAANSRPPNPP from the exons ATGGACACAATGTTAAGCTCTTTAGACTTACACAAGCCAACAAGCAACCACGTTGTTTCATGCTTAACACCAACCAGCAGCACAACAACGATCCAATCGTCGTCCACGGCGATTTCCTCCGCCAATGCTACTCTAGGCCGCCACCTAGCACGGAGGCTAGTTCAAATCGGAATCACCGACATTTTCTCAGTTCCCGGTGACTTCAACCTTACACTTCTCGACCACCTCATTGCTGAACCAAAGCTTAACGTAATCGGTTGCTGTAATGAGCTTAACGCTGGGTATGCCGCCGACGGTTACTCTCGATCACGTGGCGTCGGAGCTTGTGTTGTTACGTTCACTGTTGGTGGTTTGAGTGTTCTTAATGCTATAGCTGGTGCTTATAGTGAGGATTTGCCGCTTATTTGTATTGTTGGTGGACCTAATTCCAATGATTATGGAACTAACAGAATTCTTCATCATACCATTGGGATATCTGATTTCAGCCAAGAATTGAGGTGTTTTCAAACCGTTACTTGCTTTCAG GCTGTGGTGAATCACTTGGAAGATGCTCATGAGTTGATTGATACAGCAATCTCCACTGCACTGAAAGAGAGCAAGCCTGTTTACATAAGCATTAGCTGTAACTTGCCTGCAATTCCTCACCCAACTTTCAGCCGTGAGCCTGTCCCTTTTTCGCGCGCTCCCAA ATTGACTAACCAGATGGGGTTGGAAGCAGCAGTTGAGGCAGCAGCAGAGTTTCTTAACAAAGCAGTGAAACCTGTACTAGTAGGTGGTCCTAAACTGAGGGTGGCTAAAGCATCCGATGCCTTTGTCGAACTGGCCGATGCGAGTGGTTACGTATTTGCGGCAATGCCATCAGCTAAAGGGATGGTCCCCGAGCACCATCCCCATTTCATTGGAACTTATTGGGGTGCTGTGAGTACGGCATTCTGTGTGGAGATTGTGGAATCAGCTGATGCATACTTGTTTGCTGGCCCAATTTTCAATGACTACAGCTCTGTTGGGTATTCACTTCTTCTAAATAAAGAGAAGGCAATCATTGTGCAGCCCGAACGGGTTGTGATTGCTAATGGACCGTCATTTGGATGTGTGCTGATGAAGGATTTCCTCAATTCACTTGCAAAGCGTCTCAAACACAACAATGTTGCATATGAAAATTATCGTAGGATATTTGTCCCAAATGGGACACCTTTGAAGTTTGCACCAAAAGAACCTTTGAGGGTTAATGTTATGTTCCAACATATACAACAGATGTTGTCCAGTGAAACAGTTGTGATTGCTGAGACAGGGGACTCATGGTTTAACTGCCAAAAGTTGAAATTGCCTGAGGGATGTAG GTATGAGTTTCAAATGCAATATGGCTCAATTGGATGGTCTGTTGGTGCAACTCTTGGATATGCACAAGCGGTTCACGAGAAGCGAGTCATTGCTTGCATTGGTGATGGAAGCTTTCAG GTAACTGCGCAGGACGTATCAACAATGCTGCGATGTGGTCAGAATACAATCATCTTCCTTATAAACAACGGCGGATACACCATTGAGGTTGAAATTCATGATGGTCCATACAATGTTATCAAGAACTGGAACTACACTGGATTGATTGATGCAATTCACAATGGCGAAGGAAAATGTTGGACTGCCAAG GTATTATGTGAAGAGGAGCTAGTTGAAGCAATTGCTACAGCAACAGGACCAAAGAAAGACAGCTTGTGTTTCATTGAAGTTATTGTTCACAAGGATGACACTAGCAAAGAGGTGCTTGAGTGGGGTTCCAGGGTCTCTGCTGCCAATAGCCGTCCCCCAAATCCTCCGTAA